Proteins found in one Pseudomonas mosselii genomic segment:
- a CDS encoding ArsR/SmtB family transcription factor: MNAVRSISQVANLMADPKRSAMLWALIDGTPRAADELAVLTGLSTSSACAHLSLLCSAGLLRHEARGRKRFFRLATPEVGTAVEALASVQLATRSLGEQGTTLQIPLSMRKARLCGDHLGGEVAAALLHRLQVAGWLEGSEQYLSVSQEGKEHLEALGVFIDAMAAGDRRGCVICHCSKWNDQGPHLGGCLGKALLRLFTQSGWVREQEGSRAVQLTPLGQQQINAIACLPARQVG, translated from the coding sequence ATGAACGCAGTCCGCAGCATCAGTCAGGTCGCCAACCTGATGGCCGATCCCAAGCGCAGCGCCATGTTGTGGGCGTTGATCGATGGTACCCCGCGTGCGGCGGACGAGCTTGCCGTGCTCACCGGGCTGAGCACGTCGTCGGCCTGTGCGCACCTGTCGCTGTTGTGCAGTGCCGGGCTGCTCAGGCACGAGGCGCGTGGGCGCAAGCGCTTCTTTCGCCTGGCCACGCCGGAGGTCGGCACTGCGGTGGAAGCCTTGGCCAGCGTGCAACTGGCGACGCGCTCACTTGGGGAGCAGGGCACGACACTGCAGATTCCCCTGTCGATGCGCAAGGCACGCCTGTGTGGTGATCACCTGGGCGGCGAAGTGGCCGCCGCGCTGCTCCACCGCCTGCAGGTGGCCGGTTGGCTGGAGGGCAGCGAGCAGTACCTGTCGGTGAGCCAGGAGGGCAAGGAGCACCTGGAGGCTCTGGGGGTATTCATTGACGCGATGGCCGCCGGTGACCGGCGCGGCTGCGTGATATGCCACTGCAGTAAATGGAACGATCAGGGCCCGCACCTGGGCGGTTGCCTGGGCAAGGCCTTGCTCCGCTTGTTCACCCAGTCGGGTTGGGTGCGTGAGCAGGAGGGCAGCCGGGCGGTGCAACTCACACCGCTCGGCCAGCAGCAGATCAACGCGATCGCCTGCCTCCCGGCCCGACAGGTCGGCTAG
- a CDS encoding adenosine deaminase, with protein sequence MYEWLNALPKAELHMHLEGSLEPELLFALAERNKIALPWADVETLRSAYAFNNLQEFLDLYYQGADVLRTEQDFYDLTWAYLQRCKAQNVIHTEPFFDPQTHTDRGIPFEVVLDGINRALKDGREQLGISSGLILSFLRHLSEDEAQKTLDQALPFRDAFVAVGLDSSEKGHPPSKFQRVFDRARSEGFLTVAHAGEEGPPEYIWEALDLLKIQRIDHGVRAIEDERLMQRIIDEQIPLTVCPLSNTKLCVFEHMGQHNILDMLERGVKVTVNSDDPAYFGGYVTENFHALHQHLGMTQDQARRLAQNSLDARLVR encoded by the coding sequence ATGTATGAATGGCTGAACGCCTTGCCCAAGGCGGAACTGCACATGCACCTGGAGGGCTCGCTGGAGCCTGAACTGCTGTTCGCCCTGGCCGAACGCAACAAGATCGCCCTGCCCTGGGCGGACGTCGAGACCCTGCGCAGCGCCTATGCCTTCAATAACCTGCAGGAATTCCTCGACCTCTACTACCAGGGCGCGGATGTCCTGCGCACCGAGCAGGACTTCTACGACCTGACCTGGGCCTACCTGCAGCGCTGCAAGGCGCAGAACGTCATCCACACCGAGCCGTTCTTCGACCCGCAGACCCACACCGACCGGGGCATCCCGTTCGAGGTGGTGCTCGATGGCATCAACCGGGCCTTGAAGGATGGTCGCGAGCAGCTGGGCATCAGCAGCGGCCTGATTCTCAGCTTTCTGCGCCACCTGAGTGAAGACGAGGCACAGAAGACCCTGGACCAGGCCCTGCCCTTCCGCGATGCCTTCGTCGCCGTGGGCCTGGACAGCTCGGAAAAAGGCCATCCGCCGAGCAAGTTCCAGCGCGTCTTCGATCGCGCCCGCAGCGAAGGCTTCCTGACCGTGGCCCATGCCGGCGAGGAAGGCCCGCCCGAGTACATCTGGGAAGCCCTCGACTTGCTGAAGATCCAGCGGATCGATCACGGCGTGCGCGCCATCGAGGACGAGCGCCTGATGCAGCGCATCATCGACGAGCAGATCCCGCTGACCGTCTGCCCGCTGTCCAACACCAAGCTGTGCGTGTTCGAACACATGGGCCAGCACAACATCCTCGACATGCTCGAGCGTGGGGTGAAAGTTACGGTCAACTCCGATGATCCAGCCTACTTCGGTGGCTACGTCACCGAGAACTTCCACGCCCTGCATCAGCACCTGGGCATGACCCAGGACCAGGCACGCCGCCTGGCGCAGAACAGCCTGGATGCGCGACTGGTCCGCTAG
- a CDS encoding SDR family oxidoreductase: MNANKTALIIGASRGLGLGLVQRLREDGWNVVATVRDPQQPGALGEVPGVRIERLEMNDTAQLDGLKQRLQDEVFDLLFVNAGVMGPLPQDLESVQVQQVGELFMTNAVAPIRVARRLAGQVREGSGVLAFMSSILGSVAIPDGGEVCLYKASKAALNSMINSFVVELQRPDLAVLAMHPGWVKTDMGGENAEIDVLTSTRGMLEQVKAQSGNGGLRFINYKGEALIW, translated from the coding sequence ATGAACGCCAACAAGACCGCCCTCATCATCGGCGCCTCCCGAGGCCTCGGCCTGGGCTTGGTACAACGCCTGCGCGAAGATGGGTGGAACGTCGTCGCCACCGTGCGCGACCCGCAACAGCCGGGTGCGCTGGGCGAAGTCCCCGGGGTGCGCATCGAGCGCCTGGAGATGAACGACACGGCCCAGCTCGACGGGCTCAAGCAGCGCCTGCAAGACGAAGTATTCGACCTGCTGTTCGTCAACGCCGGGGTGATGGGCCCGCTGCCGCAGGACCTGGAAAGCGTGCAGGTACAGCAGGTCGGCGAGCTGTTCATGACCAACGCCGTGGCGCCGATCCGTGTGGCCCGTCGCCTGGCCGGCCAGGTGCGCGAAGGCAGCGGCGTGCTGGCGTTCATGAGCTCGATCCTGGGCAGTGTGGCCATCCCCGACGGTGGCGAAGTCTGCCTGTACAAGGCCAGCAAGGCCGCGCTCAACTCGATGATCAACAGCTTCGTGGTCGAGCTGCAGCGCCCCGACCTGGCCGTGCTGGCCATGCACCCGGGCTGGGTGAAGACCGACATGGGCGGCGAGAACGCCGAGATCGACGTGCTGACCAGCACCCGGGGCATGCTCGAGCAAGTCAAGGCCCAGAGCGGCAATGGCGGCCTGCGCTTCATCAACTACAAGGGTGAAGCGCTCATCTGGTAA
- a CDS encoding IMPACT family protein, giving the protein MPSTLLELCEFREDIRKSRFITLAGPISSPAEAMAFIERHSDLAATHNCWAWKLGGQYRSSDDGEPGGTAGRPILAAIEAQDCDQVVVLVIRWYGGIQLGTGGLARAYGGGANKCLQQAPKRLLVQRSEFACSCTFSELALVKLRLGEVDGLVLDEQFTANGVDLRIALGDSHLEVLQQQLADLSRGRILLERA; this is encoded by the coding sequence ATGCCTTCTACCCTGCTCGAGCTCTGCGAGTTCCGCGAGGACATCCGCAAGAGCCGCTTCATCACCCTCGCCGGCCCGATCAGTAGCCCGGCCGAGGCCATGGCCTTCATCGAACGCCACAGCGACCTGGCGGCCACCCACAATTGCTGGGCCTGGAAGCTCGGCGGCCAATACCGCAGCAGCGACGACGGCGAGCCCGGCGGCACGGCCGGGCGCCCGATCCTTGCCGCCATCGAGGCCCAGGACTGTGACCAGGTGGTGGTTCTGGTGATCCGCTGGTACGGCGGCATCCAACTGGGCACCGGCGGCCTGGCCCGGGCCTACGGCGGCGGCGCCAACAAATGCCTGCAGCAGGCGCCCAAGCGCTTGCTGGTACAGCGCAGCGAGTTCGCCTGCAGCTGCACCTTCAGCGAACTGGCGCTGGTCAAGTTGCGCCTGGGCGAAGTCGACGGCCTGGTGCTGGACGAGCAGTTCACCGCCAACGGCGTCGACCTGCGCATCGCCCTGGGTGACAGCCACCTCGAGGTGCTGCAGCAGCAGCTCGCCGACCTGAGCCGCGGGCGCATCCTGCTGGAACGAGCCTGA
- a CDS encoding TetR/AcrR family transcriptional regulator: MTLEVPAHRSPASGKPAGRIRQKNEQAIIQAAEDEFARHGYKGTSMNTIALKAGLPKANLHYYFTNKLGLYIAVLSNIIELWDSTFNALSVEDDPAVALSHYIRTKMEFSRRNPQASRIFAMEVISGGECLSEYFSADYREWFRGRAAVFQAWMDAGKMDRVDPVHLIFLLWGSTQHYADFATQICQVTGRSRLTKQDMEDASNNLIHIILKGCGISTPA, from the coding sequence ATGACCCTAGAAGTCCCTGCGCATCGCTCCCCCGCCTCGGGCAAGCCCGCCGGCCGCATCCGCCAGAAGAACGAGCAGGCCATCATCCAGGCCGCCGAAGACGAATTCGCCCGCCACGGCTACAAGGGCACGAGCATGAACACCATCGCGCTCAAGGCCGGGCTGCCCAAGGCCAACCTGCACTACTACTTCACCAACAAGCTGGGCCTGTACATCGCGGTGCTGAGCAACATCATCGAGCTGTGGGACAGCACCTTCAATGCCCTGAGCGTGGAAGACGACCCGGCCGTGGCGCTCAGCCACTACATCCGCACCAAGATGGAGTTTTCCCGACGCAACCCGCAGGCCTCGCGAATATTCGCCATGGAAGTGATCAGCGGCGGCGAATGCCTGAGCGAGTACTTCAGCGCCGACTACCGCGAATGGTTCCGCGGCCGTGCCGCGGTGTTCCAAGCCTGGATGGACGCCGGCAAGATGGACCGGGTCGACCCTGTGCACCTGATCTTCCTGCTCTGGGGCAGCACCCAGCACTACGCCGACTTCGCCACCCAGATCTGCCAGGTGACCGGCCGCAGCCGGCTGACCAAGCAGGACATGGAAGACGCCAGCAACAACCTTATCCACATCATTCTCAAAGGCTGCGGCATCAGCACGCCCGCCTGA
- a CDS encoding LysR family transcriptional regulator → MSRRPDPLAQVSDFDIRLLKIYRSVVECGGFSAAENVLGIGRSAISQQMNDLEQRLGLRLCQRGRAGFSLTEEGREVYHSALQLLSALETFRTEVNGLHQHLRGELNIGLTDNLVTLPHMRITHALAELKDRGPDVRIQIRMIAPSQVEQGVLDGSLHVGVVPQTSPLSGLEYQPLYSERSLLYCAVGHPLFYADDQQIDDDRLNDQDAIAPTFRLPADIQAHYQALRCTASASDREGMAFLILTGRYIGYLPDHYAMLWVQQGRLRALKPAQRFYDLSLSWVTRKGRRPNLVLESFLESLAATR, encoded by the coding sequence ATGAGCCGACGTCCCGATCCCCTCGCCCAAGTCAGCGATTTCGACATCCGCCTGCTGAAAATCTACCGCAGCGTCGTCGAATGCGGCGGTTTCTCGGCGGCAGAGAACGTGCTGGGGATCGGCCGCTCGGCGATCAGCCAGCAGATGAACGACCTCGAGCAACGCCTGGGTCTGCGTCTGTGCCAACGGGGGCGCGCCGGGTTTTCGCTCACCGAGGAAGGCCGCGAGGTCTACCACTCGGCGTTGCAGTTGCTCAGCGCCCTGGAGACCTTTCGCACCGAGGTGAACGGCCTGCACCAGCACCTGCGCGGCGAACTGAACATCGGCCTCACCGACAACCTGGTGACTTTGCCGCACATGCGCATCACCCATGCCCTGGCCGAACTGAAGGACCGCGGCCCGGACGTGCGCATCCAGATCCGCATGATCGCGCCAAGCCAGGTCGAGCAGGGTGTGCTCGATGGCAGCCTGCATGTCGGCGTGGTGCCTCAGACCAGCCCACTGTCGGGGCTTGAGTACCAGCCGCTGTACAGCGAGCGCTCACTGCTCTACTGCGCGGTCGGCCATCCGCTGTTCTATGCCGATGACCAGCAGATCGACGACGACCGCCTCAATGACCAGGATGCGATCGCCCCAACTTTCCGCCTGCCGGCCGACATCCAGGCCCATTACCAGGCCTTGCGCTGCACCGCCAGTGCCTCGGACCGCGAAGGCATGGCCTTCCTCATCCTCACCGGACGTTACATCGGCTACCTGCCCGACCATTACGCGATGCTCTGGGTGCAGCAGGGGCGCCTGCGTGCGCTCAAACCCGCCCAGCGCTTCTATGACCTGAGCCTGAGCTGGGTGACGCGCAAGGGCCGTCGGCCGAACCTGGTGCTGGAAAGCTTCCTCGAGAGCCTGGCTGCGACACGTTGA
- a CDS encoding aspartate aminotransferase family protein, with protein sequence MNMPETVQVGLASQLKLDAHWMPYTANRNFQRDPRLIVAAEGNYLVDDKGRKVFDALSGLWTCGAGHTRKEISEAVARQVATLDYSPAFQFGHPLSFQLAEKIVDLVPGDLNHVFFTNSGSECADTALKMVRAYWRLKGQATKTKIIGRARGYHGVNIAGTSLGGVNGNRKLFGQLLDVDHLPHTVLPANVFSKGMPEEGGIALADEMLKLIELHDASNIAAVIVEPLAGSAGVLPPPKGYLKRLREICSQHNILLIFDEVITGFGRMGAMTGAEAFGVTPDLMCIAKQVTNGAIPMGAVIATSEIYQTFMNQPTPEYAVEFPHGYTYSAHPVACAAGIAALDLLQKESLVQSAAELAPHFEKLLHGIKGTKNVVDIRNYGLAGAIQIAARDGDAIVRPYEAAMKLWQAGFYVRFGGDTLQFGPTFNTQPQELDRLFDAVGEALNKVD encoded by the coding sequence ATGAACATGCCCGAAACCGTCCAGGTCGGTCTGGCCAGCCAGCTCAAGCTGGACGCCCACTGGATGCCGTACACCGCCAACCGCAACTTCCAGCGCGACCCGCGCCTGATCGTGGCGGCCGAAGGCAACTACCTGGTCGACGACAAGGGCCGCAAGGTGTTCGACGCCCTCTCGGGCCTGTGGACCTGCGGTGCCGGGCATACCCGCAAGGAGATCAGCGAGGCGGTGGCCCGTCAGGTCGCCACCCTCGATTATTCGCCGGCCTTCCAGTTCGGCCACCCGCTGTCGTTCCAGCTGGCCGAGAAGATCGTCGACCTGGTGCCGGGCGACCTGAACCATGTGTTCTTCACCAACTCCGGCTCCGAGTGCGCCGACACCGCGTTGAAAATGGTCCGCGCCTACTGGCGCCTGAAGGGCCAGGCCACCAAGACCAAGATCATCGGCCGTGCCCGTGGTTACCACGGCGTGAACATTGCCGGCACCAGCCTGGGCGGGGTCAACGGCAACCGCAAGCTGTTTGGTCAATTGCTGGACGTCGATCACCTGCCTCACACCGTGCTGCCGGCCAACGTGTTCAGCAAGGGCATGCCGGAAGAGGGCGGCATCGCCCTAGCCGACGAGATGCTCAAACTGATCGAGCTGCATGACGCCTCTAACATCGCCGCAGTGATCGTCGAGCCGCTGGCCGGTTCCGCCGGTGTGCTGCCGCCGCCGAAGGGCTACCTCAAGCGCCTGCGCGAGATCTGCAGCCAGCACAACATCCTGCTGATCTTCGACGAAGTGATCACCGGTTTCGGCCGCATGGGCGCGATGACCGGCGCCGAAGCCTTCGGCGTCACTCCGGACCTGATGTGCATCGCCAAGCAGGTCACCAACGGCGCTATCCCGATGGGGGCGGTGATCGCCACCAGCGAGATCTATCAGACTTTCATGAACCAGCCGACCCCCGAGTACGCCGTGGAATTCCCCCACGGCTACACCTACTCGGCGCACCCGGTCGCCTGCGCCGCCGGTATCGCCGCGCTGGACCTGCTGCAGAAGGAAAGCCTGGTGCAGTCTGCCGCCGAGTTGGCGCCACACTTCGAGAAGCTGCTGCACGGCATCAAGGGGACGAAGAACGTCGTCGACATCCGCAACTACGGCCTGGCCGGCGCCATCCAGATCGCCGCGCGCGACGGTGATGCCATCGTCCGTCCGTACGAGGCGGCCATGAAGCTGTGGCAAGCCGGCTTCTATGTGCGCTTCGGTGGCGACACCCTGCAGTTCGGGCCAACCTTCAACACCCAGCCGCAGGAACTGGATCGCCTGTTCGACGCGGTGGGCGAAGCCCTGAACAAGGTCGACTGA
- a CDS encoding CoA-acylating methylmalonate-semialdehyde dehydrogenase, which translates to MSIVQHLIHGELVTKGERTADVFNPSTGQAVRKVELASRATIQQAIDSAKAAFPAWRNTPPAKRAQVMFRFKQLLEQNEAKISQMISEEHGKTLEDAAGELKRGIENVEFACAAPELLKGEYSRNVGPNIDAWSDFQPLGIVAGITPFNFPAMVPLWMYPLAIACGNAFILKPSERDPSSTLYIAQLLLEAGLPKGILNVVHGDKEAVDALIEAPEVKALSFVGSTPIAEYIYAEGTKRGKRVQALGGAKNHAVLMPDADLDNAVSALMGAAYGSCGERCMAISVAVCVGDQVADALIAKLEPQIKALKIGAGTACGLDMGPLVTAAARDKVVGYIDDGVAAGAKLVVDGRGYRVAGNEDGYFVGGTLFDKVTPEMRIYKEEIFGPVLCVVRVNSLEQAMQLINEHEYGNGTCIFTRDGEAARLFCDEIEVGMVGVNVPLPVPVAYHSFGGWKRSLFGDLHAYGPDGVRFYTRRKAITQRWPQRASHEASQFAFPSL; encoded by the coding sequence ATGAGCATTGTTCAGCACCTGATCCACGGCGAGCTGGTCACCAAGGGCGAGCGCACCGCCGATGTCTTCAACCCGTCCACCGGCCAGGCCGTGCGCAAGGTCGAACTGGCCAGCCGCGCCACCATCCAGCAGGCCATCGATTCGGCCAAGGCCGCCTTCCCGGCCTGGCGCAACACCCCGCCGGCCAAGCGTGCCCAGGTGATGTTCCGCTTCAAGCAGCTGCTGGAGCAGAACGAGGCGAAGATCTCGCAGATGATCAGCGAGGAGCACGGCAAGACCCTGGAAGATGCGGCGGGTGAGCTCAAGCGCGGCATCGAGAACGTCGAGTTCGCCTGCGCCGCCCCTGAGCTGCTCAAGGGTGAGTACAGCCGCAACGTCGGCCCGAACATCGATGCCTGGTCCGACTTCCAGCCGCTGGGCATCGTGGCCGGCATCACCCCGTTCAACTTCCCGGCCATGGTGCCGCTGTGGATGTACCCGCTGGCCATCGCCTGCGGCAACGCCTTCATCCTCAAGCCGTCCGAGCGCGATCCGAGCTCGACCCTGTACATCGCCCAGCTGCTGCTGGAAGCCGGCCTGCCGAAGGGCATCCTCAACGTCGTGCATGGCGACAAGGAAGCGGTCGATGCGCTGATCGAGGCGCCGGAGGTCAAGGCCCTGAGCTTCGTCGGTTCGACCCCGATCGCTGAGTACATTTATGCCGAGGGCACCAAGCGCGGCAAGCGCGTCCAGGCCCTGGGCGGCGCGAAGAACCATGCGGTGCTGATGCCTGACGCCGACCTGGACAACGCCGTCAGCGCGCTGATGGGCGCGGCCTACGGTTCCTGCGGCGAACGCTGCATGGCCATTTCGGTGGCGGTGTGTGTCGGCGACCAGGTGGCTGATGCGCTGATCGCCAAGCTGGAGCCGCAGATCAAGGCGCTGAAGATCGGTGCCGGCACTGCCTGTGGCCTGGACATGGGCCCGCTGGTGACCGCCGCCGCGCGTGACAAGGTGGTGGGCTACATCGATGACGGCGTCGCCGCTGGTGCCAAGCTGGTGGTCGATGGTCGCGGCTACCGTGTGGCCGGTAACGAGGATGGCTATTTCGTTGGCGGTACCCTGTTCGACAAGGTCACCCCCGAGATGCGTATTTATAAGGAAGAGATCTTCGGCCCGGTGCTGTGCGTGGTGCGTGTGAACAGCCTGGAACAGGCCATGCAGCTGATCAACGAGCACGAGTACGGTAACGGAACCTGCATCTTCACCCGTGACGGTGAAGCGGCGCGGCTGTTCTGCGACGAGATCGAAGTGGGCATGGTGGGTGTCAACGTACCGCTGCCGGTGCCGGTGGCGTACCACAGCTTTGGTGGCTGGAAGCGTTCGCTGTTCGGCGACCTGCATGCCTATGGTCCGGACGGTGTGCGCTTCTATACCCGTCGCAAGGCGATCACCCAGCGCTGGCCACAGCGGGCCAGCCATGAGGCTTCGCAGTTTGCGTTCCCGAGCCTGTAA